In Thermobaculum terrenum ATCC BAA-798, the DNA window AGTCATAGCTTGTGGGGTGAGAATTACCAGCAGTCCATCAGCGTTAGGATCTTCGACTACGGATTCCATAGCTTTGTTATATCGGTCGGCATCTGCATCTCCCAGAATATCTACAGGGTTGCCGTGGCTCCAGGTAGGTGGGAGAAAAGAATCTAAGATCCTGCTAGTATCTTCCGATAGGGTAGCCAATTCTCCTCCACCGCTGATCAGTGCATCTGTAGCTAGAACACCAGGTCCACCAGCGTTAGTAACTATTAGCAACCTCTTCCCTTTGGGCCTCGGTTGCTTGCTAAGAACTTCAGATATGTAGAACAAATCAGATATGCTGTTGACCCTAAGAGCACCTACTCTTCTTATGGCTGCATCAAAAACATCGTCACTTTCGGCAAGTGCACCGGTATGTGAGGCCGCGGCTTTGGCTGCAGCTTCGGTTCTGCCAGCTTTTACTATGATGACAGGCTTTGTGAGGGCGATCTCTCTCACAGCGGAAAGGAAAGACCGGGCGTCTCCTACGGATTCTATATACAGCAGGATGCTGTTGGTGTGGGGGTCATCTCCTAGGTAGTAAATGAGATCGCTCCAGCTTATATCTAGCATAGAGCCAATAGATATAAATGCTGAAAATCCCACATTTTCCCTAAGGCTCCAATCCAAAATAGCGGTACAAAGTGCCCCACTCTGGCTTATAAAACCCACGCTTCCTGGCTTTGCTATGGATGCAGCGAACGTGGCGTTTAGACCTGTAGGTGGCCTCATGATACCAAGGCAGTTAGGACCAATGATTCGCATCCCAGAGGTCCTAGCTATATCAAGGATTTCGCTCTCAAGCTTTTTGCCTTCTTCACCACGTTCTCGGAAACCGGCGCTAAGTATTATCGCTCCCTTGATACCTACTTGAGAGCACTCCGATATTACTTGAGGTACAGTTTGTGGAGGAGTAGCGATAACAGCCATATCTGCTTGATCGGGAATGTCCAGTACAGACCGGTAAGCTTTTATGCCAAGAACGCTGGACCTACGTATATTGACTGGGAATACCGTTCCGCCAAAGGGATTGCTGATGAGGTTCCATAAAACAGTTCTACCTACACTACCTGGCTCTTCACTGGCTCCTATGACAGCTACGGCCTTGGGTGCAAATATCGCATCTAGTGCAGTTCTTCCATAGCCTAGTATGTTGTGAGCGGGATCACCTGCCGTTACGGACCTATCGTACACCTTTCTACTCCTAGGGACGAAGCATATTCTGATACCAAAATTAGGGCGTTGAACGCCATGTTTACTTAGTATAATCGCTGTGCTGCATATCCATCCTGTTCTTAACCTTATTATCTCTATCTATCTGGGGAGCATCAATGAAGATAAGCAATAAAACGGCAAGATATGCCTTATTACATGCTCAGGGGTTTGAGAAGAGAGCTGAACCCGTAACCAAGTGGGATGTGCTTCAGGCTATCAGGCAGATGGGAGCACTCCAGATAGATACTATAAACGTAGTGGCTCGTAGTCCCTATCTGGTCATTTGGAGTAGATTGGGTGATTACAATCCTAGGTGGCTAGACGAGCTACATGCTGAGGGTTATCTTTTCGAGTATTGGTCACATGCAGCATGCTTTCTTCCCATAGAGGATTATCCTATCTATCGGAGACGTATGATCGAAAGATCCAAAACATTAGCTAGGTGGTATCAAGTAGATTCTGACATTGTCAATAGTGTCTTGGATTTTGTGTGTAATTATGGGCCCGTACTATCATCTAGCTTTCCCAATCTCGACAAGCGTGCCGGAGGTTGGTGGAATCGTAAGCCTGAGAAAGAGGCTCTAGAATACTTGTTCGATCTAGGCATGCTCATGGTAAAGGAGAGGAGAAATTTTCAGAGAGTTTATGACCTGCGGGAACGAGTTCTGCCAGACTGGGATGATTCCAATGTACCCTCTACCGACGAGATGAACAAATCATTAGTGCTTAAATCAGTAAAAGCCATGGGAGTAGCTAAGCTTACATGGATAAGTGATTACTTTCGCCTTGATAAAACTTCGACTGTAACTGCTGTCAAACAATTGCTGGACGAGGGTGAATTAATTCAAGTAGAGGTAGATGGATGGGATGTTCCAGCTATAGTAAGCAGTAGTTTTATATCTGAGTTGAACGTAATTGAGGAGATGATTTCTAACTATCACATTACTACCTTCCTATCTCCTTTTGATCCGGTGATTTGGGACCGTAAGAGAGCTTTAGAGCTGTTTGGTTTCGACTACAAAATAGAAGTATATACACCTGCTTCCAAAAGGATATATGGATACTTTACGTTGCCGATTCTTTACAAAGGCGGAATAATAGGGCGCATCGATCCAAAGGCTCATCGTAAAGATGGAGTCATGGAGATAAGGTCTTTGCACTTGGAACCTAGGATCGAGATAGATGATGAGCTTATCTTCGAAGTCAGCAAAGCCCTAAGGAGTTTTGCTAACTGGCATGGTACTCCCGAACTTCTAATAAAGCAAGCTCCCTTTCAGATTTAGATTTAGATGAATTAAGGACTATTAGCGGCGTAACTCTCTACTAGTTGCATTTTAACACCTGCGAAAATTAGTTTTTCCCCTTTATCCCAAAGCAGTGACAAAGTAGCTGACAAGAGTGCTCTCTATCATCTCTTTAGATTCAGAGATCAATTTTCAAGGAGGACAGATGTATGAAGTGGTTTGCGTCTATATTATCTACTTTAGCTTTGGTAATGCTTGGTGTTCATGGGATTGCTCTGGCAAAACAGATATATGGTAATAACGCTAACAATTATCTTGTAGGTACTAACTCCTGGGATACGATCTTTGGCAGAGGAGGCAAGGATACGATTTACGGCTTGGGCGAGGATGATGATTTGTACGGCGGTGACGGCGGAGACAAGATCTATGGCGGCTCAGGGTGGGATACAATTCGTGGCGATGATGGTCCTGATTATGTAGAAGGTAACAGCGGTATCGATGACATAAAGGGTGGTTACGGAAATGACACGCTATCAGGTGGAGGCGGAGATGATGAAATCGCAGGGGGCTATGGTGATGATGTGATCCATGGTGGCAGCTATGACGATTGGCTTGAAGGGCAAAATGGTAGGGATAAAATATACGGCGATGCGGGTGAAGATTATATCGATGCGGGATCAGGATCTGATTACGTGTATGGTGGTGATGATGACGATTCCATAGATACTTATGGAGACGGCTCCAAGGACTACGTGTACTGTGGGAAAGGAGTAGACGAAGTTTTTGCGGATAGCTGGGACTACGTCTCCAAGGATTGTGAGGAGGTTTACTAGCGCATTGACCATGCGCTAGTAAACCCAAATAATATCGAATTTATGATATTTTTGCTTCAAGAATATCCTCTTTACGGTTTATTACTTTAAATTATGGCTATAAACCGTAAAGAAACTGGGGAAGAACGATGTGGACACTAACGGGACTGGGCGGCAACTTCACCACAAAAGACGAAATGATGCAATCTGTGGAGCTCATACTCCAGATAGCTGTACAAA includes these proteins:
- a CDS encoding winged helix-turn-helix domain-containing protein — translated: MKISNKTARYALLHAQGFEKRAEPVTKWDVLQAIRQMGALQIDTINVVARSPYLVIWSRLGDYNPRWLDELHAEGYLFEYWSHAACFLPIEDYPIYRRRMIERSKTLARWYQVDSDIVNSVLDFVCNYGPVLSSSFPNLDKRAGGWWNRKPEKEALEYLFDLGMLMVKERRNFQRVYDLRERVLPDWDDSNVPSTDEMNKSLVLKSVKAMGVAKLTWISDYFRLDKTSTVTAVKQLLDEGELIQVEVDGWDVPAIVSSSFISELNVIEEMISNYHITTFLSPFDPVIWDRKRALELFGFDYKIEVYTPASKRIYGYFTLPILYKGGIIGRIDPKAHRKDGVMEIRSLHLEPRIEIDDELIFEVSKALRSFANWHGTPELLIKQAPFQI
- a CDS encoding calcium-binding protein; protein product: MKWFASILSTLALVMLGVHGIALAKQIYGNNANNYLVGTNSWDTIFGRGGKDTIYGLGEDDDLYGGDGGDKIYGGSGWDTIRGDDGPDYVEGNSGIDDIKGGYGNDTLSGGGGDDEIAGGYGDDVIHGGSYDDWLEGQNGRDKIYGDAGEDYIDAGSGSDYVYGGDDDDSIDTYGDGSKDYVYCGKGVDEVFADSWDYVSKDCEEVY